The Chryseobacterium sp. G0186 genome includes the window AAACAACGGTTGTCCTTGGCCAGATACAGACGGTGACGGTATCTTAGATAAAGATGATGCTTGTCCTACTGTTCCAGGTCTTCCAGAATACAACGGATGTCCTAAACCAGTGAAAGTAATCAGTGATGAAGCTACAGGTGCGCTTAAAGGTATCTTGTTCAACTTCAACAAAGCTACAATCAGACCAGAATCTAACGGTAAGTTAGATGAAGCTGCTAAGATTATTAAGCAATCTTCTGATGGTACATTCTTAGTAACAGGTCATACAGATGCTAAAGGTGCTGCTGCTTACAACTTGAAACTTTCAAGAGAAAGAGCTGCTTCTGTAGTAGGTGCTCTTGAAGCTAGAGGAGTTAACGCTAATCAGTTAAAATCTACAGGTGTTGGTTCTAGAGATGCTAAAGTTCCTGCAAAAGCAACTGATGCTGAAAGAATGATCGACAGAAAAGTAGTTGTTGAAGCTGTAAATGGTGCTGCTTGGGATGCACTTAAGAAATCTGATCTAGATGTAGTAGAGAAGAAGACTGTAGTGAAAAAAGCTAAAAAAGCTCCAGCTAAGAAAAAAGCTGCTGCTAAAAAGAAAAAATAATTAATTTTTCTAAATAATGAATACCTCCAATTGTATTGGGGGTATTTTTTTTTTGTTGACTTTTAGTTAATTTTGTTGAAAATTTAAAATTAAAATGGGAAGAGCATTTGAATATAGAAAAGCTTCTAAAATGGCCAGATGGGATAAAATGGCCAAAACATTCTCCAAAATAGGTAAGGATATTGCCCTGGCTGTAAAAGCAGGGGGAACAGATCCAGAATCGAATCCGGCATTGAGAAGATGTATCCTGAATGCTAAAGGGGCTAATATGCCTAAAGATAATGTAGAAAGAGCAATTAAAAAGGCAAGTGGTGCTGATGCTGAAAACTATGAAGAGATCACTTATGAGGGATACGGACAGGGTGGTGTTGCTTTTTTTGTAGAATGTACTACAAATAATACAACGAGAACTGTAGCCAATGTAAGAGCTGTTTTTAACAAGTTTGACGGTAACCTTGGAAAGAATGGTGAATTGGCATTTATCTTTGACAGAAAAGGAATCTTTACATTAGATCTGGCTCAAGTAAAAATGGAATGGGATGATTTTGAAATGGAAATGATTGATGGAGGAGCAGAAGATGTAGAAAAAGATGAAGATGAAGTAATGATTACAACAGCTTTTGAAGATTTTGGTTCTTTATCTCACAAGCTGGATGAACTTGGTATTGAGGCGAAAAGTGCAGAACTACAAAGAATTCCAAATAATACAAAGGAAGTAAACGAAGATCAGTTCAAAGCCAATATGAAAATGCTTGAGCGTTTCGAAGAGGACGATGATGTTCAAAACGTTTACCATAATATGGAAATTACAGAAGAGCTGATGAACTCTTTATAAAAAATAATATAGCATTCATATACAGTTAACTTTTAATTAGTTTCTTTGTATAAAACTATGAAATGCCTTGGTGTTTTTATTTATACTGAAAAAATAATGGCATTTCATTCGGCAAAATTTAAAAAGCTGAAAATATACGGATGAAAAGAAACGTTGAATTAGTTGTCATATCGGATGTTCATTTGGGAACTTATGGATGTAAGGCTAAAGAATTACTGAGATACCTCAATTCTATTCAGCCTAAAACTTTGGTTTTGAATGGAGATATTATTGATATCTGGCAGTTCAAAAAGTCTTACTTCCCTAAACCTCATTTGAAGGTGATCAGAAAGATCCTTTCATTTGCAACCAAGAATACAGAGGTTTACTATATTACAGGCAATCACGATGAGATGTTTCGTAAGTTTACCGATTTTGAACTTGGGAAGCTTAAAGTTTGTAATAAAATTTGTCTGACTATTGATCAGAAGAAAACCTGGATCTTTCATGGAGATGTTTTCGATGCTTCTGTTCAGCATTCCAAATGGATTGCCAAGTTGGGTGGAAAAGGATATGATCTTTTAATCGTTATCAATAATGTTGTGAATTGGTTTCTTGAAAAAATGGGTAAGGAAAAATATTCATTTTCAAAAAAAATCAAAAACAATGTGAAGAAAGCGGTGAAGTATATTGGAGACTTTGAACTGACGGCCTCAGAGCTGGCAATAGATAACCAATATGATTATGTAGTTTGCGGACATATTCATCAACCACAAATAAGAGAGGTTGTTAATAAAAAAGGGTCCTGTACCTATCTGAATTCCGGCGACTGGATTGAAAACCTTTCTGCATTGGAATATCATGATAAAGAATGGAGGATTTTTTATTACGATGAGCATAAACACCTACTTAAAGATGATGAAGTAGAGGAAATCCAGGAAATGGATAGTTCTGAACTTTTAAAAATCGTAACCAATTTCACTTAAATGAAGATCTTGTATGCATTTCAAGGCACCGGAAATGGGCATGTAGCGAGAGCGCAGGAAATAATTCCTATTCTCAAAAAATATGCTTCGGTGGATACATTGATCAGTGGACATCAGTCGCAGTTAAAGGCTGATTTTGACATTAATTTCAAACATAGAGGGATTTCTCTTCTTTACAATAAAACAGGCGGTTTATCCTATCGCAAAACATTTACTGATAATAAATTCATTGAAGCAGCCAAAACAATCAAAAATTTGGAGCTGTCACAGTACGATCTGATTATTAATGATTATGAGCCATTGACAGGTTGGGCTTCCAAATTGAAAAATCTGCCGATGATAGAATTGAGTCATCAGGCATCCATGAGTTTTGCTGAAACACCCAAGCCTAAAAAGAAAGATTTTCTGGGGGAAATGATTTTGAAATATTATGTTCCCAGTGAAAGAAAGATTGGTTTTCATTTTGAAAACTATCATCCGCAGATCAAGAAACCGGTAATCAGAAAAAAAATCAGAAATCTTAATCCTTACAAACAGGGATATTATCTGGTCTATCTTCCAAGTTTTGCAGACGAAAATATCATTAAGGTACTAAGGAAAATTCCTGTGGAATGGAAGGTTTTTTCAAAATACAGCACAGTACAGGTAAAGGTGAAAAATGTAGAAGTATTTCCAATTGATGAGATACAGTATCTGAAATATTTTGAGGGATGTGAGGGAATTCTGTGTAACGCAGGTTTTGAGACACCTGCTGAAGCCCTTTTCATGGATAAAAAGTTGTTTGTCATTCCTATTCACAATCAATATGAACAGGAATGTAATGCCTGTGCTCTTGATACAATGGGAGTTCCAAATTCAAAGGTTTTAAATTTACAGGAAATCATGGAATGGGTAGCATCAGATAATCACCTAAAAGTAGATTATCCGGATGATATTGAAGAAATCCTTTTGAATGAGGTTTTAATTCTTTAAAAAGATATCGTCCACATCATTCATTCTTGTCATAACAGATCTTGCATAGGAACAATGAGGATACACTTTCCATTTGTTTTCTCTTGCGAACCTGATGGCTTCTTCCACTAAATATTTTCCCATTCCCCTACCTTCAAATTCAGGATGAACCAATACAAAAGAAATGATCAATTTATGATCTTCAGGGAAAATAGTATAGGTTAATCTGCCTACTTCCTTTATTTCGTTATTTAAGGTAAGAAATCCACCGTTTCCGGATCTGTTATTTTCAAAATTCATAATTTAAGGCTTTGTTGTTAATAAATATACGAAAATTATGGTAATGAGGAACAGCTTATTTTGCTTTGCTTTTAATTGATGACTATTTATTAATTGTCTTTCCCGGTGTAGTAGTTATAGTCTTTAATAATAATATTGATGAACTGTTTTTCAGTCATTTTGGTAGGATCTATCTCCAGCTTTAGAATACTTTTGATTTTATCAGAAAGTTTACTGATAATCTGGCGGTCGTCTCCTTTTACTGCCTTGGTGTAGTTATCTTTAATAATTCTCATGTCATTGTCACTAAGGGCAATTACCTGTGGGAATGATGGCAGATAATCTTCATGAATATTTTCCAAAATAGTATGGGAAATGTTGATGTTGTTCTTAAGCGAAATGACGGCGGTTCCGGAAGCAATATCTCCCAGGCGTTGATTGTTTTTGGAGACAATCATTGAAATCAAACCTACCACTCCTGCAAAGGATACATCAACTAATCTGAATACCCAACGAATCATATAATCTCCAAAACTTGCCTGGTAGCCATCAATTTTTACTACCCTGATCTTCATGAGTTTTTTACCAGGAGTTTGTCCTTCCATCAAGCTTTCCAAAACAACAGGATAAATATAGGTAGGGAATGTAAGAATGATATATACAGCCATCACAGACCATTGATCCAGCCCATTTAACAGATATCCCAAATCAAATATATTGAAGAAAAGATAGAGCACAATAATTACATAGGCAACCCTTATCAGAAGATCAATAATGAAAGCAAGCATTCTTTCTCCTACACTGGCAATAGTAAAGTTAATATTTACATTTTGTGAGGTATTTATCGCAATTTGAGACATAATTTTTATTATTTTAGCCTTT containing:
- a CDS encoding GNAT family N-acetyltransferase, which gives rise to MNFENNRSGNGGFLTLNNEIKEVGRLTYTIFPEDHKLIISFVLVHPEFEGRGMGKYLVEEAIRFARENKWKVYPHCSYARSVMTRMNDVDDIFLKN
- a CDS encoding glycosyltransferase family protein, yielding MKILYAFQGTGNGHVARAQEIIPILKKYASVDTLISGHQSQLKADFDINFKHRGISLLYNKTGGLSYRKTFTDNKFIEAAKTIKNLELSQYDLIINDYEPLTGWASKLKNLPMIELSHQASMSFAETPKPKKKDFLGEMILKYYVPSERKIGFHFENYHPQIKKPVIRKKIRNLNPYKQGYYLVYLPSFADENIIKVLRKIPVEWKVFSKYSTVQVKVKNVEVFPIDEIQYLKYFEGCEGILCNAGFETPAEALFMDKKLFVIPIHNQYEQECNACALDTMGVPNSKVLNLQEIMEWVASDNHLKVDYPDDIEEILLNEVLIL
- a CDS encoding UDP-2,3-diacylglucosamine diphosphatase, whose protein sequence is MKRNVELVVISDVHLGTYGCKAKELLRYLNSIQPKTLVLNGDIIDIWQFKKSYFPKPHLKVIRKILSFATKNTEVYYITGNHDEMFRKFTDFELGKLKVCNKICLTIDQKKTWIFHGDVFDASVQHSKWIAKLGGKGYDLLIVINNVVNWFLEKMGKEKYSFSKKIKNNVKKAVKYIGDFELTASELAIDNQYDYVVCGHIHQPQIREVVNKKGSCTYLNSGDWIENLSALEYHDKEWRIFYYDEHKHLLKDDEVEEIQEMDSSELLKIVTNFT
- a CDS encoding YebC/PmpR family DNA-binding transcriptional regulator, with product MGRAFEYRKASKMARWDKMAKTFSKIGKDIALAVKAGGTDPESNPALRRCILNAKGANMPKDNVERAIKKASGADAENYEEITYEGYGQGGVAFFVECTTNNTTRTVANVRAVFNKFDGNLGKNGELAFIFDRKGIFTLDLAQVKMEWDDFEMEMIDGGAEDVEKDEDEVMITTAFEDFGSLSHKLDELGIEAKSAELQRIPNNTKEVNEDQFKANMKMLERFEEDDDVQNVYHNMEITEELMNSL
- a CDS encoding RDD family protein, whose amino-acid sequence is MSQIAINTSQNVNINFTIASVGERMLAFIIDLLIRVAYVIIVLYLFFNIFDLGYLLNGLDQWSVMAVYIILTFPTYIYPVVLESLMEGQTPGKKLMKIRVVKIDGYQASFGDYMIRWVFRLVDVSFAGVVGLISMIVSKNNQRLGDIASGTAVISLKNNINISHTILENIHEDYLPSFPQVIALSDNDMRIIKDNYTKAVKGDDRQIISKLSDKIKSILKLEIDPTKMTEKQFINIIIKDYNYYTGKDN